The nucleotide sequence ACTCTCGCAAGGCACGCAACGAAGGAGGGGCATGAGCCCGGGACGGGAAACCATCGGGATCGGCATGGTCGGCCACGCGTTCATGGGTGCGGTGCATTCGCACGCCTGGCGCAGCGTGCACCGGTTCTTCGACCCACCGCTGGTGCCGAGACTCGCCGTGCTCGGCGGCCGCGACGAGGCCCGGGCCAAGGCCGCCGCGGAAAAGTTCGGCTGGGACGCGGTCGAGACCGACTGGCGGAAGCTGGTCGCCCGGGACGACGTCGGCCTGGTCGACGTCTGCACGCCGGGGGACAGCCACGCGGAGATCGCGATCGCCGCGCTGGAGGCGGGGAAGCACGTGTTGTGCGAGAAGCCCCTGGCCAACTCGGTCGCCGAAGCCGAGGCGATGGCCGAGGCGGCGCGGCGGGCCCGTGAGCGCGGGGTGCGGGCCATGGTCGCGTTCAACTACCGCCGGGTGCCCGCGCTCGCGCACGCCAGGAAGCTGGTGGCGAGTGGGGCTCTCGGGGAGATCCGGCACGTGCGGTCGGTGTACCTGCAGGACTGGTTGTCCGACCCGCAGGCGCCGATGACCTGGCGGCTGCGTCGCGAATCCGCGGGTTCGGGGGCGCTCGGCGACCTGGGTGCGCACATCGTCGACGCGGCCCAGTTCGTCACCGGGGAGGTGATCACCGGCGTTTCGGCGCTGACGAACACCTTCGTGAAGCAGCGGCCGTCCGAGAGCGGTGGGACGGACGCGGTGACCGTCGACGACACGGCGTTGTTCCTGGCCCGGCTTTCCGGGGGAGCCGTGGCGAGTTTCGAAGCGACCCGGTTCGCGCTGGGCCGCAAGAACGCCATGCGGTTGGAGGTCAATGGGTCGAAGGCCAGCCTGGCGTTCGACTTCGAGGCGATGAACGAACTCCAGTGGTACGAGGGCACCGGGACCGAAGCCGGGTTCCGGCGCATCCTCGTCACCGAACCGCAGCACCCGTACGTCGGCGCGTGGTGGCCGCCGGGGCACCTGCTCGGCTACGAGCACACGTTCACCCACGAGGTCGCCGACCTCCTGGACGCCATCGGCGCGGGCACCGACCCCGCGCCGAGCTTCGATGACGGCCTGCGCGTCCAGCGGGTGCTGGCCGCCGTCGAAACGAGCGCGGCCGCAGAAGCGCAATGGACTCCGGTGGAGGAGAAATGAGCCGTCCCGTCACGTTGTTCACCGGCCAGTGGGCCGACCTGCCGTTCACCGAGGTCTGCAAGCTCGCCGCGGAGTGGGGTTACGACGGGCTGGAGATCGCCTGCTCTGGCGACCACTTCGAAGTCGACCGGGCACTGTCCGAAGAGGACTACGTGCCGGGACGGCTGCGGCTGCTCGCCGAACACGGGCTCAAGGTCTGGGCGATCTCCAACCACCTCGTCGGGCAGGCCGTCTGCGACGACCCGATCGACCACCGGCACCAGGCGATCCTGCCGTCCCGCATCTGGGGCGACGGCGAACCCGAGGGCGTCCGGCAGCGCGCGGCGGCCGAGATGGCTGATACGGCACGGGCCGCGGCGAAGCTCGGCGTGGACACCGTGATCGGCTTCACGGGGTCGAAGACCTGGAAGTACGTGGCGATGTTCCCGCCGGTCAGCCGCGAGGACATCGAGGACGGTTACGCGGACTTCGCCCGCCGGTGGCACCCGATCCTGGACGTCTTCGACGAGGTGGGTGTCCGGTTCGCGCACGAGGTCCACCCCTCGGAGATCGCCTACGACTACTGGACGACCAAGCGCGCGCTGGAAGCCGTCGACCACCGGCCCGCCTTCGGGCTGAACTGGGACCCGTCGCACTTCGTCTGGCAGGACCTCGACCCGGTCGGGTTCATCCTCGACTTCGCCGACCGGATCTACCACGTCGACTGCAAGGACACGCGCAAGCGCTTCGACGGCCGCAACGGCAGGCTCGGCTCGCACCTGGCCTGGGCGGACCCGCGGCGGGGCTGGGACTTCGTGTCCGTCGGCCACGGCGACGTCCCGTGGGAGGACTGCTTCCGGGCACTGAACTCGATCGGCTACGCCGGCCCGATCTCGGTGGAGTGGGAGGACGCCGGGATGGACCGGCTCCGCGGCGCGGCCGAGGCGGTGAAGTACGTGCGCGAGCACCTGTTCGACCAGCCGTCGGCGGCGTTCGACGCCGCGTTCAGCAACCAGCGGTGAGGGCGTGCGCTCGTCCCCGGGAGCGGAGCTCACTCGGGGACGAGCGCGATCCGGCCGAACACCGCCCCGGCGTCCAGCTGCCGGTGGGCGAGTTCCGCGTGCGCCAGCGGCAGCACGTCGTGGACGACCGCGGCCACCTCGCCACGTCCGGCGGCGGCCAGCAGCTCGCCGGCGACGGTGCGCCGGTCCGCATCGGACACGGAGTCGGCGCTGAACATCGCGAACGACAGCGATTTCCGGAACGCCGGGAACATGTCCGCGGCCAGCCGGGCCGGTGGCGGCCCCGCGATCGCCCCCACCACGACCAGGCGGCCGTTGGGGTTGAGCCGGGCGAAGAACGACGGCAGCTCCTCCCCGCCGACGATGTCGATGATGACGTCGTAGCCGGTGGATCCCTCGCCGGAGCGGTCCAGCACGTGGGTGGCGCCCAGCGCGCGCAGCCGGGCCCCTCGCTCGGCCGACGAGGTGGTGACCGCGATCGCGCCCGCCCCACCGCGCGCCGCGAGCTGGACCGCCAGCACCCCGATGCCGCCCGCCGCGCC is from Amycolatopsis mediterranei and encodes:
- a CDS encoding zinc-binding dehydrogenase codes for the protein MAVQTFGDPGGLAVVDLPAPRPAAGEVVITTEAIGVGGVDALIRSGAFAAFGFEAGHVLGGEVAGTVTAIGAGVDESWAGARVWTPLPSGVGGGYAEQAVARATTLVRLPPGVSAVDAVTLAGSGVVAHFGLRHAHFAPGESVLVRGAAGGIGVLAVQLAARGGAGAIAVTTSSAERGARLRALGATHVLDRSGEGSTGYDVIIDIVGGEELPSFFARLNPNGRLVVVGAIAGPPPARLAADMFPAFRKSLSFAMFSADSVSDADRRTVAGELLAAAGRGEVAAVVHDVLPLAHAELAHRQLDAGAVFGRIALVPE
- a CDS encoding Gfo/Idh/MocA family protein, yielding MSPGRETIGIGMVGHAFMGAVHSHAWRSVHRFFDPPLVPRLAVLGGRDEARAKAAAEKFGWDAVETDWRKLVARDDVGLVDVCTPGDSHAEIAIAALEAGKHVLCEKPLANSVAEAEAMAEAARRARERGVRAMVAFNYRRVPALAHARKLVASGALGEIRHVRSVYLQDWLSDPQAPMTWRLRRESAGSGALGDLGAHIVDAAQFVTGEVITGVSALTNTFVKQRPSESGGTDAVTVDDTALFLARLSGGAVASFEATRFALGRKNAMRLEVNGSKASLAFDFEAMNELQWYEGTGTEAGFRRILVTEPQHPYVGAWWPPGHLLGYEHTFTHEVADLLDAIGAGTDPAPSFDDGLRVQRVLAAVETSAAAEAQWTPVEEK
- a CDS encoding sugar phosphate isomerase/epimerase family protein — its product is MSRPVTLFTGQWADLPFTEVCKLAAEWGYDGLEIACSGDHFEVDRALSEEDYVPGRLRLLAEHGLKVWAISNHLVGQAVCDDPIDHRHQAILPSRIWGDGEPEGVRQRAAAEMADTARAAAKLGVDTVIGFTGSKTWKYVAMFPPVSREDIEDGYADFARRWHPILDVFDEVGVRFAHEVHPSEIAYDYWTTKRALEAVDHRPAFGLNWDPSHFVWQDLDPVGFILDFADRIYHVDCKDTRKRFDGRNGRLGSHLAWADPRRGWDFVSVGHGDVPWEDCFRALNSIGYAGPISVEWEDAGMDRLRGAAEAVKYVREHLFDQPSAAFDAAFSNQR